The following coding sequences lie in one Lolium perenne isolate Kyuss_39 chromosome 2, Kyuss_2.0, whole genome shotgun sequence genomic window:
- the LOC139835435 gene encoding uncharacterized protein, with protein MEQLEEMCVDVNLDEGLATEILVRLPARSVLRYRAICKDWLRITACQSFLRAHARRRPLGVLFYTRRTVVQRQELDGAAGPRWPGRRWDAARQRWRFPRSPMIQEVEDRFFAISKDHRSNDSGYVELDALSITAHRPASGERLARYPSNCVLLASLDGLLLLRSSKSVLHCQHLVCNPLTRQWSDLPPLIRDAGVDARQRESGFYFHEPSGEYRLLCHVTFCQPRPESWAYYVFSAGADEPRRLNAEATPMWNTVVTTLRSHPSLMKPAFYDNLMAPAVLHGHLHWMQHIEAGFTGQIVAFDTVTEVFRQMAPPPMTHNDPEHSHLLVANGSLMASELDQLFVDLWVLQGYDGSAAPGTWERHVRIEVPCHTDNRLLIATGGDGGDVILGTPGGVVVYNVRSGTVKQVMDIDASRSDTGVSPSRVVFRESIVRHRFFEARPHPGLRYFSFCS; from the coding sequence ATGGAGCAGCTCGAAGAGATGTGCGTAGATGTAAATCTCGACGAGGGCCTCGCCACCGAGATCCTCGTCCGCCTACCAGCGAGGTCGGTCCTCCGATACCGCGCCATCTGCAAGGACTGGCTCCGCATCACCGCATGCCAGTCCTTCCTCCGAGCGCACGCACGCCGTCGCCCGCTCGGGGTCCTTTTCTACACCAGAAGGACGGTGGTACAACGACAAGAATTGGATGGCGCCGCGGGGCCACGGTGGCCGGGCCGACGGTGGGATGCTGCACGACAGCGCTGGCGTTTCCCGCGTAGCCCCATGATCCAGGAGGTCGAAGATCGATTCTTCGCCATAAGTAAGGATCACAGATCCAATGACTCAGGCTACGTGGAGCTGGACGCTCTGTCCATCACCGCCCACCGGCCGGCCTCGGGGGAACGTCTAGCGCGCTACCCATCGAACTGCGTCCTGCTTGCCTCCCTCGACGGCCTCCTCTTGCTCCGCAGCAGTAAATCCGTCTTGCACTGCCAGCACCTGGTGTGCAACCCTCTGACCCGGCAGTGGAGCGACCTCCCGCCGCTGATCCGCGATGCCGGCGTCGACGCACGGCAGCGAGAGTCCGGCTTCTACTTCCACGAGCCGTCCGGCGAGTACCGGCTCCTGTGCCACGTCACGTTCTGTCAGCCGCGGCCGGAGAGCTGGGCCTACTACGTCTTCTCGGCCGGAGCGGACGAGCCGCGGCGGCTGAACGCGGAAGCAACTCCCATGTGGAACACCGTCGTCACCACCCTACGGTCCCACCCGTCGCTAATGAAACCGGCTTTCTACGACAACTTGATGGCGCCGGCGGTTCTTCACGGGCACCTGCACTGGATGCAGCACATAGAGGCCGGCTTCACCGGCCAGATTGTGGCGTTCGACACGGTGACCGAGGTGTTCCGGCAGATGGCTCCTCCGCCCATGACCCACAACGATCCGGAGCACTCGCACCTGCTTGTCGCGAATGGGTCCCTCATGGCGTCGGAGCTGGACCAACTGTTCGTGGACCTCTGGGTGCTCCAGGGCTATGACGGCAGCGCCGCGCCGGGGACGTGGGAGCGCCATGTCCGCATCGAGGTGCCGTGTCACACCGACAACAGGCTGCTGATAGCAACGGGCGGCGACGGAGGGGACGTGATCCTGGGCACCCCCGGCGGCGTGGTAGTGTACAACGTGAGGAGCGGCACGGTCAAGCAGGTTATGGACATCGACGCTTCGAGAAGCGACACTGGTGTTTCCCCGTCGCGGGTTGTGTTTAGGGAGAGCATCGTGCGGCACCGCTTCTTTGAGGCGAGGCCGCATCCCGGTTTGCGGTACTTCAGCTTCTGTTCATGA